From Xiphophorus couchianus chromosome 7, X_couchianus-1.0, whole genome shotgun sequence:
CAGCAGTTAAAGGTCCTTTACAACCTCAGTACAAACAGTCTACTAGCATCACACACAGCATACAACAACCTGCATGTTAATAATGTTGCTACTGAAATTAGGGTTACTTTACATTATAGAAGCTTTGCTGTAAGTGCACGCTTTTGCGCCTGTGTTAAATGCATTTTCAATAATTTGCGTGATTCGTTGCCCCCCTTTGCCGGTTCTGTTGAAGTCAAGGATGAAAGTATTTTGTCTCATTATACACATTGTACAGTAACCTGGTCTGTTGAAAAGGCATTTCTGAACAATTGCAAATAGAAAAGTCACAAACAGCAGACAAAACAgtataaatacaatataaaaatctTCTTTTGAACTAATCTCAACACTTGTAAACCATTTAAGTATGTAGATATTTATGGTTGAAAACATTGAGTTTGGTCACAGAAATTTCAGGTTGGTCCTATATTGcagattgtttttatcttcttgAATGTGCTatataattaaagtttttttttttaatgacaatttCATAGTGCcagatttaaatatatttaacaaaccAGTGGAAAGCACTTATTCTAACTTTTAACCTCATGTTGTGTAAAATGATAACTGGCTTATGGACATCCCTTTAAAATGCTCAGAGAGATCCCCAGAGAACTGGATCAGTGCTCCACCTTCTGGTGTGCCTTTGCATTGCATAGACAGGCTCTATGCTGAGAGGAAATGCTGTATAATTCATCTGATGTCAAATAGCAGACCCACTCATAAAACGTTATGTCCTTTTAACAATATAAACTTCATATTACAAGTCAGATGATTAGAAGATATGGTTTAAACTATAGGAAGAGCGGCTACAGACATGAAAGATTGCTAGGAATACAACTGCtaatatttaaactaaaattgttGTGTGAACATTGTCAGAACTGTTTTGTTTGAATGTTATAAGTGCCTAAACAATCGTAGGTAGAAATGCAAAACACAGTCCTTATTTTCACAAAGTATAGAAGTTACTTTCTCTGaacttagattttattttgagtgtCTGGAACTTTCCTGAATCTTATTAGTTACTTTCTCAAACTTACTGAGTTCCTACAGAAAAGGAGCAGCATTTTGAAGTGACTTGTAACTTCTTTTGTACTTACTATGTTTTAAATCAGTCCAAGTACCTTGCAGGTACCCAGATACAACCCACCTCATAATATACCCTGTCTCATGAAAATATTCAGTATGTTCCAGGAAAGTACCTAGCAAGTTTTGTGTAGGTTCCTGAAAAGAGAACTTGGTAAGTTCTAGGAAAGTTCCACAGGGTACCTGGTAAAATCCAGAAAGGTTCCACGAAAGTTCCAGGAAAATACCTGGTAGGACCTGGAAAAGTTCCAGGAAAGTGTCAAGTTTTAGGAAAGGATGACCTCTACGTTCCTGAAAAGTAACCTCTAAATCCAGTGAAGTGCAGGCTGTATTTTATAGTGCTACTGAATTGTACATGCAATGACATCTGAGAATACTTCAACGGTTTTTGTGAAAATCACTTCAGTAATCTACTAATTAAGTCACTGATGTTTGAGATCGATTTCCATGCGTAGTTTGCAGTGCAATGTCAGTGCTTTAGTATTTTCTCGAAATTCAGATAAGGTTTTGTCCTTGAATAAATTTCTCACCGATGTTCAAACAGGTGTGTACTGTGCATAGGACCTAATATCCAGGTTTAAAATTATATTGTTAAAAACtatgttaaaatactttttggtTTGATAGAATTTCAgaagtaaaaattgttttggtgaAATGTATTTGTGTGGTTAAACCATCACAGCAGCCAGActgacatttgtttcttttaagagAATCATTTCTCTCttgtatatttgtattttctattCCATCTTTTAGTTCTGGTTCTTACAAACTTTTGACGATTCTGCATTTGTTCACCATCCTTGAATCATTTTACACTTCATTAGttaatactaaaataattacatatgGATATTTTGCTAGCTTAGGACACTTAAAATGTATTctattatattttatgatgaatgtattttattaaactgactTTTAATCTGTTCAGTTCCTTTAAACACCTTGACTTGTAGTTTTAgcctattaaaataaaagaatcaggataaagaagaaactgaaaacattcagtCCTTGCCACTGCCTTGTTACCTGTAAGAGACAATGAATGTCTGTATAAACAAGGCTGTTAAGTTGCTTATGTGCAGAAGTGCATTGTACCACTTGTACAAAGATCTGAAACTAAAACAGCTTGTGATTTAATGATACTATTCAGATTGTTTGCATagcactttctttttaaatgttacaaagtgcttcactgagtttttattttcttgaaataaaaactcagtttttatttcaaaaaactGAGTTTTGTTCAGAAAGATCTTCACAAGattagaataataaaatgtgtaataaagaaattaagatATTTAATTGGATGTCAGGAATTAAAGCAATTGAAAACTTTGCAAAATTATGCACATCCCttgaaattttttaattttcttttactttaaagcCACAAACTTTAGTATTTTATaggtatttatttaataaacaaagacaaagtgaGCACAAAAGGATAcatgattttgatttgttttaacatAAGATCAAAAACATATGGAAAGCAGTTGTTTTTAAGCTCTGATACGCCTAAAGAAAACGTAACAGTAACAATTAGGCCTCataagtttcatattttttggatCTGCAAAGACCTCAGTGGGAGAATCTTGACAACACAATTGCtaatgtttcacttttcaaaTCTGGCCTTCATGGAAGAGTGCCGAAAAGTGGAAAGACATAAAAAGTACAGCTTGAAGTTTGTTACAAGGCAAGTATGGCACATAGCTAAAATGTGGAAGAATGcactttggtcagatgagaaaaaaaattaaccattTGACTTATGTCCAAAGTTgtatgtgtggcagaaaaccgAAGTCCTCCATGAAATACTTCAAGCCATACTGTGACACCTTTTGGTTGTCTATAGGCTAAAAAGACCAGAAGCATGTTTGGGGCTGCAGTCCACTCAATACTAATACACCCCTGGGATACAGCAGAAAATTGTCACAGCTCGGTATCGGCTGACATATGTAGGAGTGAGCCAGCTTTCTGACTCAAAGGGTGATGTAGCGATTTACTGCAATCGTGCATCACTTCACTCACATCATTTCTTGGTATTAACACACCCTGGAGGGTTTGTGCTGGAGAGGGGATAGATCACTGGCTGTCAGTCAAGGGTAGATTCTTCAGTACCATTTATGcatgaaaaaggacaaaactgGTAATGTGTTCAAATGCTTAGAACGGAATATGTTGGACAATcattttcctcttgtttttcaaaagctACGTTCTTAACTTGATTTGTGATTTAAGAACAGTGGTTTACTGTggtttacaaaataattaaataaaataaaataaaaggattcTAACTTACCATATTGCCCTGAACATGCAGTTCAGTGCAATACTGCTTGTGAAACATTGTCATGGCAGCATTAACCTGGGAGGATGCTGGTCTGAGTTCAAATGAAGATGCAATGAACTAGATAGAGGGTAATCCTGGAAGAAACGCTGTTGGATGCTGGAAAGGGTTTGAGATTAAAGTTGAGTTCACGTTCTAGCAGGATGTAGTAGCTTtcaacatacagccagagctacagcCAAGTGATTATCGCAAGATTCAtgtgtcccagtcaaagtccagacttaaatctaCTTGAAAATCTGCagcacttcacaattatgccctactttgtctttgtctcttacataaaatccattaaaatacTATAAAGTTTGTACTGGTAATGCAACAAAGGTAAATACTATTGGAAGGAACTGtatgtaaatttatttacagaactaACAATTTACAGtggaacaaaacactaaaacgTTTTGCATACGTAGCCAAATTAGCTATCCCAAGACCTTACTAGtgtctttaaaagtaaaaataaaatatacccATCCCTTTTAATTGAGAATCTCAAATCTTATATAAAGTCCCTGATGCCTCTAATGCTAGCTGTGAATGCATTTCGTACACACTGCTCTATTTAATGCTGAAACATTAATACTTCAGCAGCTGTATTCAGTTTTAAAGTATGATTGCTTTAAACTTCAGTTTGTCACTAGCTGTGGATatgagattcttttttttttatttagctttcaaCTGTAAAgcatatttctgaatatttgtgTTACTTTTACGGACTAAGAGCTTAGTAGGAGGAGCATGAGGCCGTTTTAGAGTTGGATATTTAAGACATGAGGATTTGGACATTAAGAATGTTCAGTCTTACTGAAAGAAACACCTCTCTTCAGCACTTTGGCAACTGTCAAATGACTAAGATGATTTCTTTGTGATATTTGCCTTATCTTTGATCTATCCTGAGTTTGTATTTGTTCTGAAACTATTGCATTGTTcagtgaaaataaagttgacagatgtttttgttaatattcaATAAGTTTAGAGTTGTGGTTGCAGATTGTATGACGAACCCAAATGACATGCTGACATGCCTGACGTTTATTTGATTGATCAGCCTGGCAATGTGTATGATTCATTTAAAGAGTTAGCCATCTCTTAAAGCAGCCATTCTGCTGAAATCAGGTTGCATCCTGGTGGGAGCTGTTTGTGCATAATAATACATTTCATGTGGACAGTTTTGTTCATGTAAATTcaaaattgtgtaaaatttgAGATATTGCAAATAAAGTAATGTCATATACATGCAATGGTGTAACATCTGTTTTTTATATCTGTATTTTAATATTACTGGCCCTATATCAGACCAAAGAAATCCGGATTATCATCAGAATTTAGTTTGTACGCCAAGATTATCTGCTAAGTAAGTAATTGGCATATATTAATACAtgttaattatattattttaaagtttccaTACAGAATTTTCCAACAAATTAGTTAAATATAGTTTGTGATCTTTAGAGCTCCATGCTGTGCTcaggttttctatttttgctattttgttctgaattgttaagacaaaatgtaaaagcttCCAGGTGCAAATGCCTCTAGAAATGTCACATAAGGCAACTGATCAGCACTTTTGAGaacatcatttttctttcttctttttccctctTTAATGATGTGTTTTCCTACTTctaagatgttttattgtacTCTGCATAGCTGCAACAAAACAATCGAGCCAATTGTGAGAAATCTGCATGGTCCTCAGGAAAATCCGGCAACTAAAAAAATTCTTGTGGAGTTTTTGAGAAGAACCAGAGCAGACTATAAAATCCAGATCTTTAACAATCACTTTCATAAGTGTGTTCCATTGAGATACTTTTCAGTTCACCGACAATGTTTATCTGATTAGTTTAATTCTTGTGCCTTTAGGGGAGCAATTGACCCAAATACACACAATAAGaaatggcttctttttttttctgtgtgctttTTTAACATGTCCTATGTTgggaacaaaaatcaaaatcaatacTTATTTACCATATTTATGTTTACTGTAGATTTACTCGGTGAAACTATTTACACTCAGATGTTGTAATGAGGCTTCAGAAAGAATCCATTAAAGAgcttatgaaatatttcttataGTTAAATCCAAAATGATTCTCCTGCCTCTGACAAATGCACACTAAAGTAAACTTTTAATTATCTGATAAATAATCTGTGGAGGgagtttaaaattaaagtgaTGGGAAGGAATCTTTCTAACCTTGGTATTGTCcaaatactttaaaacatgtaaaaagctgGTTAGCAATAATAAGGATTTGACAAATTTTTCAACAGGTTATTTGGAAGGTTATAAATCATTTTTGGGATACCATCGTCTTAaatagaatgtaaaaaaaagaatagatttacaaaaaatgttatgtttggtTATCGTTTAAAAGATACCTGTCTCATTTATCAGAATCAAACTTCTTGGCTGAGTGGAAATTAATTTCAATCTAAATCTGCCAAAGGTATGAATaatgttgagattaaaaacagtaataattcatgttttcaaatatcTAGGTAATCTCAAAAATTATCTTGAAATATTAGCAcataacatttttgcaaaatttgaAACATTGAAGGTCTTTATTTAAGCTCTTTCAAACtgtttcaatattttccatcttattatgaataaattgcattaaaaatgaagaCTAATTGCAAAAGATTATGTTGCCCATTACAGCctttttctcttaatttcatatttagaaaaacatattaAGCATTTCAGGAAATCTATTGGGTGCCCATTGCCCAACATACCTCCACCACTGGAGCCCCTCTCTTGCCACTGTGTGTCAGAGACAACCAAATGTAgcgttaccatagcaacagcaTCCGGtgcttttctcctcctcttggATACACATCCTTGGAGCCAcctctgtgattggctgagcccTCCTTCGATGTCACCGTGGAAAACGAATGACGGGAATTTTAACACATGAACGGAAGCGACACCGCGGAATCTCACTGGCTCCCGCAACGTGGCTCCCATTCAGAACTGAGTGAGGCCTACGAGCCGCGGAGGTCGCCATTGGCCTGCTTTCTTGTCCGTCAGATGAGGGAGGGCCgccttgttttctgttatttttgtgtgtgtttttttatgtatatatatttatttattcccctGTTGCCTCGGTACGGAAGCCGAGCGGGGACCGGCTGGTTACTCAGCGGCCACGGGTCTCCACCCGAGAGAATGGCGGCTGGAATCTGCTCCGGGTCGCGGTGAAGAGGGTGAGAGAGAGAAGCGGAGACATGCCGGAGATggtgaggaaaaaacaaagagacgCAAGTTCTGTCATTTTGTGTCGCTGCAGTTTTAGCTTGTGTTGCTTTCCCCCACAGCTTAAGAAATTGTGCCTGTAGTTTTTACCAAATCCCCCTTTTCCACTCTCAGCGTTCCCAGTGgagcaagtttgttttttttgtgatgcaCACACAGGGCTGAGGGAAGCAGATGAAAACCCCGCACGGTCCACATCATCGGGCGATATTTTCATCCTCCCTGTGCGCGTTTTTTAGGGGGTTGGGGGGAGGGGGAACAGCTGCAGTCCACGGATGCCAGCGCTTGGCCTGTCTGCTATGGGGAAGAATTTCCACAATGAAACCCTCCGAGTCTTTGTGCTCTGCATTAGTTGAGCAATGACAGCGCTATTGACGAGCCCGTTCAAAATGGGACGCGGATGGTGAGCGCAGTGGAGGGGGGGGgagaaacattttgactttatttcaaTGACGCGTGGAGATTGATATCCCTTACCAGCTGATTAAAAACCCACAATGCGCGAGTATAAAGTGGTGGTCCTGGGCAGCGGTGGGGTCGGGAAATCAGCCCTCACCGTGCAGTTTGTCACCGGGACGTTCATCGAGAAGTATGACCCCACCATAGAGGATTTCTACCGCAAGGAGATCGAGGTGGACTCCTCGCCCTCGGTGCTGGAGATCCTGGACACCGCCGGTACGGAGCAGTTCGCCTCCATGCGGGACCTGTACATCAAGAACGGACAGGGCTTCATACTGGTCTACAGCCTGGTCAACCAGCAGAGCTTTCAGGACATAAAGCCCATGAGGGATCAGATCATCAGAGTGAAAAGGTTGGTTCAATGTTAAAGCTACTTCCTAAACTCACTTTAGAGAGAGTTTGCCATACCTCAAAACTGCCACggtaggttttattttttatttttgccgttttgttgcaaataaaggTATGTAACCAAAAGTAAAAGCCTACCTCTCAAATTCAAGCTTCACATGACATCACGTACGGTCATGGCTCTCAAACCAAGTGAAATACTAGTGCCGGGGACTGCCTGTAGAGGAAATCAGATCAAATATTGGTGCAATGTAAATGCAGACAAAATTAGAAAAGATTGTGAGCTCCAACATCTGTAAAGATGAGGTGTTCATGGacataaaaagttttacaaaaaatgtgcagTGGTAAAGATATTGAGAAGTCTCTGAATAAACTGAAGCATACAAAGTAAGAACAAGCTTTGGTGGCTTATGCTGCTTTTAATGTTCCTCTGAAGTTAGAAGTGCATCTGGGAATTCCACCTCAAAAACCACTGTGATCTATTAATCAATACCTATGTAACCAAAGTAACTAAAGTAATCAGTTTAACCAATTTAGCTCCCTGCATTTTTCATTTCCAAACACTagctaaacattttctaaacaaaattgtaCAGTATAGTGTGAATGAAAGggatttgatatttttgtttgttattttggcTGCTATCATTAAGTTTTTACAAGCAAGGCAACCGTTTTGGATTTTGATGCAAAATGGTTGCATCAAAATCCAAGTTGGTGAGATATCTCAGAGATAGCTTAGATTTTATGTTACTTCTGGTCACCACTTCTTCTATTTCCTTCTCCTTGGGGGGTCTACAATTAACATTTCTGAGTACATATGGAATGTGCATTTAAAGAACATCCTTCGATCACTCATGCAGTGCCAAAGCATagaacatatatttattttttctgctctaCCACTGTAAATGTCTGTCGACAGTGCCACTTTACTGCTTACagagacaaaacacaaaacttttgaGAACCACAGAAATTtgttgatttgtatttttcttgctttttctctttatttgcaTGGTCTAATCCAATTTCTGCTCCAGAggtatttatgtttattgtgGCAGTAAGAACAGTGCatgaatttcagaaaaaatgagcaaatattaaaatacatgtaCGTGTTTTGTGAATAGGTAAAGAACAGACTGGGATGGCCAGACTTAACTATCAAAGATCTTTAACACTAATTTCTGGCCAAGATCTTATACTTCTTGGTAAAATTTTATATTAGTAGTTCGATTTTTGATTTCTAGATAAGCTCAAAGGTGGAACAATTAGGGctgaacaaataaatgttactgAATTTTCTCCCAAAGTACAAGGAAACTGTTATATACAGCAAATATGTTACTGACTCTTAGATCACACCATGGTGACCTGGCAGTCCTGCTCCTTCTTTGCTGCTTTCTTATGAAAACACCACCAAACAATGCTGACCTCACTCTCTTGTTCCCACAGGAATACACATGGTTGCCTTTTAGCTCTTAGCTGACAAACTAATGTTGAACCGCACAGACTGATAATTGTAGGAACAAGCATTGTCTGCGCTACCTGTTGTTTTTTGCCTGCTTACATCTGAATTTCAAAATAGAATTGCTGTAGGAGTCAAAACTGTAAGGTGCtgcaaaataaaggttttaataGTACCGATTAAAGCCTTGTTGAATGCCAAAAACACATTATGTATGACATTGCACCAATTCTTTTCTATAGTAAGGTCCAAATGAAGAATTGGTGACCTTTTCCATTGCCATCATTCCAATCAACACCAggaggaataataataaaaaaaaaaaactctgctcGACAGTGAGAAAGTGAGTTGTAATGTGGTATGAGTTCAGACTATATGTAATGCCATTTTATGCAACAATCACATAACTATTTAAAGTCACACAAGCAGAATAGGGCATTTACTCATTTTATCAAGTATGGAAAAGGCACAGAAAATAATCAGTATTAACAATTAACACTTGGACCAataatgaacattattattagTGTTCATTACAAGTAATATCCAGCATGGCAgctcaaatattttgaaagctaCCCAAAGACCTGTCAAAAGTTGCTTATTGGAGAGCATTCAACTAATGGCAGCAGATCATCTTGATTCCTGTGATTCTTCTGATCTTATCGACCCAAATGCATgcaaatctgtattttttaaaactgcgctatgaaaaattcatatttcattGCCCAGCTGTAGCTTTATTACCACTATACATTTGTTGGTGAAAAAATACTCAACTGGATAGTTTCTTTAAGtataaatgttgaaaacaaattttcacaTCTAAAATGAGTTTGTAGGTGTAGCTCTTTAATTTGAGCTGACCAGGGTCGGATCAGTTAAGATGCTGTTCCTACAGTTTTACTGATGCTTTCgatgttttttattctcaccGACCGAATCTATAAGTTGGTAAATATCCAAACAGGACAAACATCAGTGTGAAATCATTTCTCTAAACTTtctcaatgttttattttagacttgCTAGTTAAAAGACATTTCCAGCATACTATATACAATCAATTATGTGCCAGTTAACTGCTATATTGAAATATATCAAGGTTTAATCAGGGTACAAATTCAAAACTCTTCAAATTTTTCCCCATGTAATTCCTTTTAACTTGATACTGATGTGAGATCCTGggttgttttgaaatgttttagggGTTAATTTATGGATTCTGGTTTCATTTATATTCTGTATTCCCTTTGTTTGATTagatcagccttgtttctgttttactttaactCTGTCCTTCCTAAGTGATTCTAGCTTAttatgtttaattatgtttgttaTGTCTAGTTAatgttagatttatttcttattcCCAGTGTACTCTCCCTCGCCCCCTgtgccattttctctctctctctcctcacacctgcaaccatTAGCTAATCAGCCCAGGTTCTTTGTTACAACATTCACTCTCCCAGTACTTATACACTTTTTCTCCTCTCACTCCTTCCTGGATCCTCCTGTTAAATCCTGTTACTTCCCTGTCTCATTCTGCttgctttttgttcttctctGACTCCCTGTTTTCCCTGTGATTTTTGTACGATTTTGCTCttcatcttttattaaaacttcaAATCTATTGGCCATCTCTGCCTTGCTGCCTTCGGGTCTTCCGTCGACATTCCGTCATGAGAACCAGAGATGATAAAGTgcaagataaaaatgttaagctcttacaaaatgcaaatataaatactttctataaagaaagttttttttaaaactgcagcttaAGCCAGATACAAATTTCCATCATTGCTGTTCATACAGTTTAAAGATCTTTTATTGAGTTGCCAGAGAAAATGTTGGAATGACTGAATTTTTCTTCAGCTGCATGGTGCAAAGACCAATGTGCTTGACCGTTCTCCGCATGTTGTCatgcactgccagtcagctgtcTGAAAGAATGTCCTAAGAAAATTCCCTTGTGTATAACATAAAGATATTTATCTGTATGGAAATATAACTAACATTATAGCTGtcaaaatcattattttaaaggaaactAGGATTACTTTGCTTCTCTGATTCAAATAAATTAGTTAATGTGACGCATGATTGCTTAAAATTGTTACCTAAAATGGTGAAACGAGGGTGTTTTTTCTCAAGGGTGTCATAGTATGAGAATCTCAGACCAGCCTATGACTAATGTCTACTGTGCTGGATACTGCTACTGATACCCAGCCGTGAATGCTGTGTAGTCAGTGTTACAGAGGCTCTGCAGAGAGATCCAAAGAAGTGCAGCTTTCACTACAGTAAGGATGAGTACAGAACTCGCTCTCATGCCTGCTTCTGCAGAGGAAGGTCCATGCACAATGTCAGTAGGAGAAGCAGATGATCCCAATATGAGGTCATCAGTGAGAACTGCTGATTTCCTCTGTAGAGATAACAGTGTTACTGTTGCTGTTCAG
This genomic window contains:
- the LOC114147801 gene encoding ras-related protein Rap-2a, yielding MREYKVVVLGSGGVGKSALTVQFVTGTFIEKYDPTIEDFYRKEIEVDSSPSVLEILDTAGTEQFASMRDLYIKNGQGFILVYSLVNQQSFQDIKPMRDQIIRVKRYEKVPVILVGNKVDLESEREVSSGEGQALAEEWGCPFMETSAKSKTMVDELFAEIVRQMDYAAQPDKDDPCCSSCNIQ